One Hermetia illucens chromosome 4, iHerIll2.2.curated.20191125, whole genome shotgun sequence DNA segment encodes these proteins:
- the LOC119654848 gene encoding acetyl-CoA acetyltransferase, mitochondrial → MASVLKIVKKLSHQSRSYSTKLHDVVIVSAARTPIGSFQSSLAPLSATELGARAIDAAIQRAGIAKEDVQEVYMGNVVSAGLGQAPARQAAIFAGLPKSVCCTTINKVCSSGMKSIMLASQTLMLGQSEIIVAGGMESMSNVPYYLRRGATPYGGVNLIDGIVFDGLFDVYNKFHMGNCAENTAKKMGITRADQDAFAIESYKRSAKAWADKVFDAEIAPVKIVQKRKPEVTVTEDEEFKRVNFDRFGQLATVFQKENGTVTAGNASTLNDGGAATVLMTAEAAERLNLKPLARIVGFQDAETDPIDFPIAPALAIPKLLEKTGVKKEDVSLWEINEAFSVVVVANIRKLDVDPTKVNVHGGAVSIGHPIGMSGARLVTHLSHALKPGQYGCASICNGGGGASSILVQKL, encoded by the exons ATGGCATCCGTTCTAAAAATTGTAAAG AAATTGTCCCATCAGTCTCGCAGTTACAGCACAAAACTGCACGATGTAGTCATTGTTTCCGCCGCTCGGACCCCAATTGGGAGCTTCCAGAGCTCCTTGGCCCCCCTGTCAGCCACCGAATTAGGAGCTCGTGCCATAGATGCGGCCATCCAGCGTGCAGGCATCGCGAAAGAGGACGTCCAGGAGGTCTACATGGGGAACGTGGTCTCGGCCGGATTGGGACAGGCTCCGGCTCGCCAGGCCGCGATCTTCGCGGGGCTCCCCAAGAGTGTCTGCTGCACCACAATCAACAAGGTCTGCTCGAGCGGAATGAAATCCATCATGCTAGCCTCGCAGACCCTCATGCTGGGCCAGAGCGAGATCATCGTGGCCGGCGGAATGGAGTCGATGTCGAACGTGCCATACTACCTGCGACGTGGAGCCACCCCCTATGGCGGAGTAAATCTTATTGACGGAATCGTGTTCGACGGACTGTTCGACGTCTATAACAAATTCCACATGGGCAACTGCGCGGAAAACACTGCCAAGAAAATGGGAATCACTCGTGCCGATCAGGATGCTTTTGCCATTGAAAGCTACAAGCGATCGGCGAAGGCGTGGGCCGACAAAGTTTTCGATGCGGAAATCGCTCCGGTCAAGATTGTCCAGAAGCGCAAACCCGAAGTAACCGTCACTGAGGACGAGGAATTCAAACGCGTGAACTTTGACCGCTTCGGGCAACTTGCTACGGTTTTCCAGAAGGAGAACGGAACTGTGACTGCAGGAAATGCGTCCACTTTGAACGACGGAGGGGCTGCAACCGTGCTGATGACGGCTGAGGCTGCCGAGCGCCTCAATTTGAAGCCATTGGCTCGCATTGTTGGATTCCAAGACGCTGAGACCGATCCCATTGACTTCCCAATCGCACCCGCATTAGCTATTCCAAAACTTTTGGAGAAAACAGGAGTCAAGAAAGAGGACGTTTCCTTATGGGAGATCAACGAAGCCTTCTCGGTTGTGGTAGTCGCGAATATACGGAAACTGGATGTGGACCCAACAAAGGTAAATGTACACGGGGGTGCTGTCTCCATTGGTCACCCGATTGGAATGTCAGGAGCACGCCTTGTGACCCACCTCTCACACGCTCTGAAGCCAGGCCAGTACGGATGCGCTTCGATTTGCAACGGCGGCGGCGGTGCTTCCTCCATCCTTGTCCAGAAATTGTAA